The Falsibacillus pallidus genome window below encodes:
- a CDS encoding GyrI-like domain-containing protein → MAVYTLEEKESFTVAGIGTELKSNYTDYAGINKEKADFWMGIGEDGKLAALKSVAVNDYIFAVNEAVNNKMMHYAGVMTDKPVPDATRMIQFPKGSYLVVKGEAETSLDLGIQLTGIAFGQALPEAKDFAYVGGPNTSVEMGKRNGLVYGEMWIPVVKK, encoded by the coding sequence ATGGCAGTTTATACGTTGGAAGAAAAAGAAAGCTTTACGGTTGCAGGAATAGGAACGGAGCTTAAAAGCAATTACACAGACTACGCCGGCATCAACAAGGAAAAGGCAGATTTTTGGATGGGCATCGGAGAAGATGGAAAACTGGCTGCATTAAAATCCGTTGCCGTTAATGACTATATTTTCGCCGTGAACGAAGCAGTGAATAACAAGATGATGCACTACGCCGGTGTCATGACAGATAAACCTGTTCCAGATGCCACAAGGATGATTCAATTTCCAAAGGGATCTTATTTGGTTGTCAAAGGAGAAGCGGAGACATCTCTGGATTTGGGCATCCAGCTAACGGGCATTGCCTTTGGTCAAGCACTGCCTGAAGCAAAGGATTTCGCCTATGTTGGAGGACCTAATACATCGGTTGAAATGGGTAAGCGCAACGGCTTGG
- a CDS encoding helix-turn-helix transcriptional regulator, which produces MNKVERINTIMRYINNRAYFTISEIMKEFNISRSTAIRDVREIEAMGMPLVAEVGRDGGYSVLNNSVLPAVRFTDNEIKALFVAFMATRNKQLPYLKSRQSLAEKLLGLISENQQEDLVHLNKILLFEGTNPNNPDLLELSDLPHPKLEQLIQLILLDSHLWITINEEGDVPIYLLHLYLEKGNWLIEGFDLEEEKRKIIPVDHLTDIRPYPAKKRWSKKKILEKLIRQEEEMNIVLELGQKAIAQFRKYHPIKVFISYTDPYQAKAILKTSVNVDHPEELVEMTNWLLFLGEDIKVREAPEKVLEKLSWRDMGTGSSSQF; this is translated from the coding sequence ATGAATAAGGTTGAGCGAATCAATACTATTATGCGGTATATCAACAACCGCGCATACTTTACTATTTCTGAAATCATGAAGGAATTTAATATCTCCCGTTCGACAGCAATTCGCGATGTCAGAGAAATTGAAGCAATGGGAATGCCGCTCGTCGCAGAGGTTGGAAGGGACGGCGGATATTCTGTCTTAAACAACTCGGTCCTGCCTGCTGTCCGCTTTACGGATAATGAGATTAAAGCGCTGTTTGTTGCCTTTATGGCCACAAGGAATAAGCAGCTTCCTTACCTTAAAAGCCGCCAGTCTTTAGCTGAAAAATTACTCGGTCTTATCTCAGAAAATCAGCAGGAAGATCTTGTTCACTTAAATAAAATTTTGCTGTTTGAAGGAACAAACCCAAACAATCCCGACCTCCTTGAATTGTCAGACCTGCCGCATCCTAAGTTAGAACAACTCATCCAACTCATTCTTTTGGACAGCCATTTATGGATTACCATCAATGAGGAGGGGGATGTTCCGATTTATCTTTTGCACCTGTATCTTGAAAAAGGGAATTGGCTGATTGAAGGCTTTGACTTGGAGGAAGAAAAGAGAAAGATTATCCCTGTCGACCATCTCACAGATATCAGACCATACCCTGCGAAAAAAAGATGGAGCAAGAAAAAGATTTTAGAAAAACTAATCAGGCAAGAAGAAGAAATGAATATAGTCCTTGAACTTGGCCAAAAGGCGATAGCCCAGTTCAGAAAATACCACCCAATAAAAGTGTTCATTTCCTATACGGACCCTTACCAAGCTAAAGCCATACTTAAAACTTCCGTCAATGTGGATCATCCAGAAGAATTGGTTGAAATGACGAACTGGCTGCTATTTCTGGGAGAAGACATCAAAGTGAGAGAAGCGCCGGAAAAAGTGTTAGAAAAGTTATCATGGAGGGACATGGGGACAGGTTCCTCGTCCCAATTTTAG
- a CDS encoding GNAT family N-acetyltransferase: protein MGMLHLKTITKENWIKAISLKVREDQVKFVASNAVSLAQLNFLENFHAKGIYKDEEMIGFTLYGIDDEDQEYWIYRMMIDQKHQGKGYSKEAIRLVIDDIKMMKEDRHQTITLSYEPTNEHAKRVYDKMGFQEVEGLIIGDEQVSRYTF, encoded by the coding sequence ATGGGTATGCTTCATTTAAAAACCATTACAAAAGAAAACTGGATTAAGGCAATTTCACTTAAGGTGCGGGAAGATCAAGTGAAGTTTGTCGCATCCAATGCGGTTTCACTCGCTCAATTGAATTTCCTTGAAAATTTTCACGCAAAGGGCATTTATAAAGACGAGGAAATGATCGGCTTCACGCTTTATGGGATTGATGATGAGGACCAGGAATACTGGATCTACCGAATGATGATTGATCAGAAGCATCAAGGGAAAGGCTATAGCAAAGAGGCAATTCGACTTGTGATTGACGATATCAAGATGATGAAAGAAGACCGACACCAAACAATCACTCTGTCTTATGAGCCAACCAATGAACATGCCAAACGGGTTTACGACAAAATGGGATTCCAAGAAGTAGAGGGGCTCATTATCGGGGATGAGCAAGTGTCCCGGTATACATTTTAG
- a CDS encoding phosphotransferase: MADRKVQIPWHQDSYYEGVEQWIRQELKGADLELKGKLEPVKDTDVTLVLRIPTYEEDYYFKAGTFASKHEAVLSSELQKRYPRKTVDVLSANEPENWLLMKDLKGESLRTLKDKKLWQKAISEYAELQMAEMKSVDRLMQVGVPDRRMPVLKEEIHQSLEEMCKTGLSRNETKQVMSLLPILLEMCDELDSIIPPSIEHGDLHTNNIRLVGDRLVFFDWGDASISHPFFSTRVFWHALDDLISDDSEWLGMVEEFRPHYLEPWTKLAPMKDLDRALRISDELACVQRALSWHLYITPNRKNQAESYNKPSQWLRLLLEHRVLVGK; encoded by the coding sequence ATGGCAGATAGAAAAGTGCAGATTCCGTGGCATCAGGACAGCTATTATGAAGGTGTAGAACAGTGGATACGCCAAGAGCTGAAGGGAGCGGATTTAGAATTAAAAGGGAAGCTTGAACCTGTTAAGGATACCGATGTTACCCTTGTTCTCCGTATTCCAACGTACGAAGAGGATTATTATTTTAAGGCAGGCACTTTCGCGTCAAAGCATGAGGCAGTGCTAAGTAGTGAACTGCAGAAAAGGTACCCACGGAAAACGGTTGATGTTTTAAGTGCAAACGAGCCAGAAAACTGGTTGTTAATGAAGGACCTAAAGGGGGAATCTCTGCGCACGTTGAAGGATAAAAAGCTTTGGCAAAAGGCGATTAGCGAGTATGCAGAGCTCCAAATGGCAGAGATGAAAAGCGTGGATCGTTTGATGCAGGTGGGGGTTCCGGATCGGAGAATGCCCGTCCTGAAGGAAGAGATCCATCAATCTTTAGAAGAAATGTGCAAAACGGGATTAAGCAGAAACGAGACGAAACAGGTGATGTCGCTTCTGCCGATTCTATTAGAAATGTGTGATGAATTAGACTCCATCATTCCGCCATCCATTGAACACGGTGACCTCCATACAAATAATATTCGGCTGGTGGGGGATCGTCTTGTGTTTTTTGATTGGGGCGATGCATCTATTTCGCATCCGTTTTTCAGCACGCGCGTATTTTGGCATGCGCTTGATGACCTCATTTCAGATGATTCGGAATGGCTGGGGATGGTGGAAGAATTTCGGCCGCACTATTTAGAACCGTGGACAAAATTAGCGCCGATGAAAGACCTGGATCGAGCATTGCGGATATCAGATGAACTCGCATGCGTCCAAAGGGCATTGAGTTGGCATTTATATATCACCCCAAACCGCAAAAATCAGGCAGAGTCTTACAACAAGCCCTCTCAATGGCTGAGGCTGCTGCTTGAACATCGTGTATTAGTGGGGAAATGA